The Chryseobacterium phocaeense genome includes the window GAATGCGCCGTCAAAAACCGTTCATCAGTTTATTCTGGGAATGTCGCCTTATCCGGCTGCTTTCACTACTTTAAAAATTGGAGAAGAAGAAAAAGGATTAAAAATATTCAGTGGAAAATTTGAGCTTTCCCATCATAGTAAACCTGTCGGGAGTTCAGATATTTCAAAAAATGACTTTAAAATCTACACGCAGGACGGATTCTATTATCCTCTGGAACTGCAGCTGGAAGGAAAGAAAAGAATGAATGTCAAAGACTTTTTGAACGGCTTCAGGAAGTTTGATGAAATCGGACTAGTATTTGAGTTATGAGTTATGAGTTATTAGTTATTAGTTATTAGTTATTAGTTATTAGTTATTAGTTATTAGTTATTAGTTATTAGTTATTAGTTATTAGTTATTAGTTATTAGTTATTAAAATTAATAGTTTTAGACAATTACACTCTTGTCTGAAATCTGATATCTAATATCTGGCATCTAAATCTTGGCTCTTGATTCTTATCTCATTATAACATCAAAAATAAAAAAGGTTTAGAAATTTCTAAACCTTTTTATTTTAAATATATTTTGATAAAATTGACAATTAACAATTCATTATTGACAATTGTCCATTCACTTTTTACAGTTGAACCAATTCCGTCACCTCTACATCATATCCTCCCACCTGTGGCTTGATACCAGGGTTTTGTGTAATGACTTTGAATTTATTGATTCCAAGGTTTTTCAGGATCTGAGTTCCGATACCGTAGTCACGATAGTTGTACGCCAATGTAGGATGCTGCTCCTGCCCGTCCTGATAGTTGATAAACTGTTGTAATTTTCTCAGTGTATTTTCAGAGTTTGAAACATTATTGATGAAAATTACGGCTCCTTTTCCGGCTTCGTTGATCATATTGGTTACTTTTTCAAGTAATGGTTTTTCACCATTATTCAGTCTGGTCAATACATCAAAATAAGAATCTGAAGACTGAACTCTCACCAAAACAGGCTCATCAACGGTCCATGAACCTTTTGTCAAAGCAAAATGAATCTGGTCATTGGAAGTTTCTCTGAATGCAAAGAAATCAAACTCGCCGTAGGCTGTTTTTACTTTTCTTTCTTCTAGTCTTTCAATAAGGTTTCCTTTTTTCAACTGATAATGAATCAGATCTTCGATGGAAACAATTTTCATATCGTGCTTTTGGGCAAAAACCTGAAGATCCGGCAGACGTGCCATGGTACCATCGTCATTCATAATCTCACAGATTACGCCTCCTTCTTTTAATCCGGCAAGACACGTAAGGTCAATCGCAGCTTCTGTATGGCCAGCTCTTTTTAAAACCCCTCCCTTTCTTGCACGAAGCGGGAAAATGTGCCCCGGTCTCATGAAATCTGTAGGTTTGGACTTTTCATCCATTAAAGCTAAAATTGTTTTGGCTCTGTCTCCTGCAGAAATCCCTGTAGAAGTTCCGTTTCCAAGAAGGTCTACAGATACGGTAAAAGCGGTTTCCTTAGGATCGCTGCTTCTGCTTACCATTACTTCAAGACCCAACTCGTCGCATCTTTTTTCAGGAAGCGGCATACAGATCAGCCCTCTTCCGTGGAATGCCATAAAATTGATAATTTCCGGTGTTGTCAGCTCCGCAGCACAAAGAAAATCACCTTCGTTTTCTCTGTCTTCATCATCTACTACTATGATTATTTTACCATTTCTAAGGTCTTCAATAGCCTCTGGAATAGTATTCAATTTAATATCAGACATGTTTACTTTTTATTTGTGCAAAGATACTTATAAAAATAGGCATCTGCCAATTAATATGAATGGTTTATCAGGCTTTGGATAAAGACGTTGCGGCCTCTCTGAAAATTTCATAAGATCTCAGTCTTTTCTGATGATCGTAGATATGCGAGTTGATCATTAATTCATCCACATTGAATTTTTCCTGAAAATCTTTCATCTTTTCTTCAATTTCTGTCTGATTTCCGATCAATGTATATTTTAGTTTCTGCAACACCATAGATTTTTCCATCGGCGACCAGATATCATCCATATCCTCAACTGGCGGAGCGAAAGGCTTTCTGTCGTTTCTTATGATATTGAGGAATGCCTGGAATAAAGTGGTGGAAATCTGATGCGCTTCTTCGGAAGTTTCAGCTGCTACCCCATTGATACAGGCTATGATGTAAGGCTGATGCAGCTGTTCTGAAGGCTGAAAATGTTCCCTGTAAATCTTAAAAGCCATTTCCATCTGCTCAGGAGCAAAGTGTCCGGCAAAAGCATAAGGAAGTCCCAGCTCTGCAGCCAGCCATGCACTATCCGTACTGGATCCGAGAATGTAAAGTGGAATATCGAGTCCTTCTCCCGGAATAGCGCGAACCAAGGCATCTGCATTATCTTTTGAAAAATAGGTCTGTAATTCCAGGATTTGTCTTGGAAACTGCTTATTGATGATGGAAGGATTCCGGCCCAAAGCCTGAGCGGTAAGGCCGTCAGTTCCCGGTGCTCTCCCCAGACCAAGATCAATCCTTCCCGGGAAAAGGGATTCCAGGGTTCCGAACTGCTCTGCGATAACAAGCGAGCTGTGATTTGGAAGCATGATGCCACCCGATCCTACGCGTATGGTTTTGGTTCCGTTGGCAATAAAACCGATAAGAACGGATGTTGCTGAGCTGGCAATGCTCGCCATGTTGTGGTGCTCAGCCAGCCAGAATCTTTTATAGTTTAAATGTTCAGTATGGTTTGCTAAAGATAAACTGTCCTGAAACGTATCGTGAATGCTTTTTTCCTGCTTTACGGGCGCAAGATCCAGCACCGATATTTCAAAATTTTTCATATCAGATATTTATTTTTAAAGGAAATATGGAATCACAGCAGGTAATTTCATATTTTAAATTTTAGGTTTAAAACCATACAAATTTAAACCAATAAAATTGCATTAGTTACTTTTTGTAATTGAAAGAATGGATTGGATAGTTCAGGGAAAAACTATTGAAAATTGTATTTCCATCGTCATCTTTTGTGTATGAGAAATTGTATATATTTGAAAAGTTGCTTTTTAGACTATTTTAACATAATTGATCTATGAAAAAACTATTATTAATTTTCACCATTTTAATTTTTGGAAGTAAACTAATTTCTCAAAAAATAAACATTCCAACCAAATTTCCAACTGACTATGGCGTTTTCACATTTTCAATTGGTTCAAAGGTAACTCTTGAACTTAAAGAACTCAAAGAGGGTAAATATCAATATCGTGTATTGAATATTGAACCATATGAAGAATATTATTCATTAGAAAAATCTAAAAAGCTCTTCTCCGAAAATCCTAAAGATAATACCGTTGAAATCTTTTTTATGGGAGCCTATTAT containing:
- a CDS encoding LLM class flavin-dependent oxidoreductase; its protein translation is MKNFEISVLDLAPVKQEKSIHDTFQDSLSLANHTEHLNYKRFWLAEHHNMASIASSATSVLIGFIANGTKTIRVGSGGIMLPNHSSLVIAEQFGTLESLFPGRIDLGLGRAPGTDGLTAQALGRNPSIINKQFPRQILELQTYFSKDNADALVRAIPGEGLDIPLYILGSSTDSAWLAAELGLPYAFAGHFAPEQMEMAFKIYREHFQPSEQLHQPYIIACINGVAAETSEEAHQISTTLFQAFLNIIRNDRKPFAPPVEDMDDIWSPMEKSMVLQKLKYTLIGNQTEIEEKMKDFQEKFNVDELMINSHIYDHQKRLRSYEIFREAATSLSKA
- the ribB gene encoding 3,4-dihydroxy-2-butanone-4-phosphate synthase, which gives rise to MSDIKLNTIPEAIEDLRNGKIIIVVDDEDRENEGDFLCAAELTTPEIINFMAFHGRGLICMPLPEKRCDELGLEVMVSRSSDPKETAFTVSVDLLGNGTSTGISAGDRAKTILALMDEKSKPTDFMRPGHIFPLRARKGGVLKRAGHTEAAIDLTCLAGLKEGGVICEIMNDDGTMARLPDLQVFAQKHDMKIVSIEDLIHYQLKKGNLIERLEERKVKTAYGEFDFFAFRETSNDQIHFALTKGSWTVDEPVLVRVQSSDSYFDVLTRLNNGEKPLLEKVTNMINEAGKGAVIFINNVSNSENTLRKLQQFINYQDGQEQHPTLAYNYRDYGIGTQILKNLGINKFKVITQNPGIKPQVGGYDVEVTELVQL